The stretch of DNA TGCTTCCCAACATCACGAGCAGAGCCAGACAGGTTATGTGAAACAAACGTGCATTCTTTTTCATTATCATTCTCCTTAATGCCTTGCTCGAGTAATCTGCCCCCCTCACGGAGGTGAGAGCAAGCCGGCTGACAGACTTGACGGTCACACTCCGCAAGGGGGGAGGTTACATGAAGTGAGATCAAAAATTGCGCAGGAACTGTTCTTCACGCACGATAGCCAGCTTCAAGATTTTGACCTCGTTGAGATCGGGGAATTCGATGTGCGCGAGGTAAATTCCGCTGGCCGCCGGCAGATTGCGTTCATTTTGCAAATCCCAGTTTATGAACTGCCGCTCATCATCTTTGATAATGGTGCGCACCAACACGCCCGCCAGCGTGAAGATGCGAATGGTGGCGCGTTCCGGCAAATGGCTGAAGGTGACAAACCGACTAAAGCGATTCGCCTCGGCCCGATTGAAGCCGCGATACGGATTGGGAAAAACATTGACCATAGCGAGATCGGCCTTTGCCATCTCCACGCTGCTCACCGGCGCTTTGCTGGTGAACGTGAACTTATCCGTCGCCGTGTTGACGTTGGGCGCGATCAATTCCATGCTGAAAGCTGCGCCCAGCGGCTCGGCCGAACCGCGTTGATCCAGCCACAAATTCCATTGCACCGGACCGCCGTCCGAAAGATGGCTCGCCATGAAATCCTGGCCGCCGGCTGTGGGATTCCAGCGATTGGGATCATAGTCGGTGTCGAGGATGTACACATAATTGAACTGGAAATCGCCATTGTTGATGTTCACGCGATTGGGATCGTCATCAGCATAGAGCTTATGCAAATCCCACTGGCCATTACCGTCGCGATCGCGTATAACAATATCGAGCTGGCGTGGCGGATCGACTTCAATATCAAACGCGCGGAACGGCACCACCGTTTGACCGGTGAAGGCATTCAACGCAAAACCGGAGTAGAGATTGGCGGTTTGTCCGGCGCCGGCGGGCAATTGATAAGGCTCGCCAATATCATAACGCCCGTTTCCATTCAAATCGGTGAAGCTTTCCTTGGCAAAAAATTCCACGCGAACATTTCGGTAGTTCGCCGCAGCCATGTTGCTGCCGTTGAAATTCGCGCCGAGGAATACGCCGCCGAAGAAAATCTCGCCGCCGTGATTGCCGCCGGTAACCCAGCGGTTGTTGTTGTTGTCAACATGAAAATCCAAACCGGCAAGCGGCGGGCCGGCAACAATCACTTGCAAACCTTCGGTAATGAGATAATTGTTGTCGCCGCTTTGATTGCTTTGATCCGCAAGCAACTCTTGCCCGCTGGTAACATTGACCAGCTTCCAGTGGCCGTTCTCGTCGAACGTGACTTCGTAGGTAGCATCCAGGGTCTTGCTGGGATCGACAATCACCGGCGTCACGGAACCATCGCTGATGCCGCTGACATGCGTGGAAGAAAGAGTGTCGCCCCGCGCCACTTGATAGCGCACGCCGGGTTTCGTGGTTTGCGGCACAACCGTAGCCACCGCAGGAGAGCTTTCCAATGTTTTCGTCGTCAAGCCCTCACTGTCGTTGTAATTATAAGCCGTCACCGCAAAGAAATAGGTTTGGCCGTTGACCAATGGTTTTTCGCGGAAACGATCACGCTCAATCACGAACGTGCGTTGCACGCCGCTATTTTTACCGATTTGCACCGGCAACTCCAACACCAGGCCAGAACCTTGGTCGAAAGTTTCTTGCGCAATCGTCGTGACTTCATCAACCAAATCAAACGTGGCCAGTTTAATGCCCTGATTGAGAGCAGCGCCGGCCGAGGGCAATTGATAAATGTTATACCCCTGGAACGCGTAACCCTTGTCAACAACGCCTTCGGTTTTGGCAACTTCCGAGGGATTCTCGCCCCAATTCAACAGAATTTGGCCGTTGAACTCTGTGGCCGACAGCACGGGCGGTTGCGGCGGCTTGGGCAATTCAAATAAATTATCAAACGCTTCTTGCGCAAAGCGATCGGTGAACTTCAACACCGAGATGCTCGACAAGCGATCCGATCCGAGAGCCGCCAAAACAGCAACCACCACTTCCTGGGTATCTCCCAACGCCATCGTAAATGGACCGGAAGACAGCAACAGCCGGCGATCGCCGGGATTGGAATCAATCCAACCTGCGCCGCTCACCGGGTCGCCCGGTACGCGGTATTTCGTAATCGCGTTGCCGCTGGTCGGATCGGTCCAGGGTTGTGCGGGATTTTCCGGCCGTGGACGGAAGCCGCGTAGGAGATTCCACCATTGCAGTGTGCCGTTATAATCGCCGCCGCGTGTAGGATCGCTATCGGTTTGCCCGGCAGCAAAGTAAGCGAAAGACGTCATGGGAAGATTGCGAAATCCGGGACGCCGCTTCAATCCAAAGATGGCCTCGCCGTCGGGATCAGGCACTAATGGCCCGGCAAAGAAATCATATCCGGAGGCCGGTGGCGGCAGGCCCACTTGCGCATAATTGCCGTCGGTGGAAACGGAATTATAAACATAACCCAGGCTCAAGCTGGTGTCGCATCCAACGAAATCGTCGCCGGCTGCGCCGAGATCCGGATCCGACCATTGGCAAAAGTACATGCTGTCAATCGTCGCATTTGCCGGCGTCGTGGCTGTGCCTTTGTAGATCACGCGGAATTGCTTAAAGATGATATTACCGAGAGCATCGGAACGACGATACGCCCACAGAGTAGCCTGCATTTCCAAACCGATGGAGGGCGAGCCATACATCGTTTGCACGGCGCTCGCGCTCAAGTCATTGGCCACCAGCCAGACGACTTGATCGGCGCCGGCGATGCCCGGCTCATCCGCCTCCGGAAAAATCTTGGGAGAGCCATCGGCATTGAATTGCGGGTTGTACTGGCCGTCGCCTTCGGCATCATAAAAAGGCGCGCCCTTGCGCGCGGGCCAATCACGCCAGTCTGCGGCATATTGCTGGCGCACAGTGGCGATTTGCGCGGGCGTCACCGCGGCGGAACTAATGACATTCAACTCAGCCGCATCTTGACGCAGATCAGCGGTGGCATAGTCGCGGCGGATACGCCAAACACGATCGACATTCACAAGATCATTGACATCTTCGGCAACACCCGGCGAAAGAATAGCGCCAGGTACGGTGCCGATGCTGAACGTTTGGCCGCCGACGCGAATTGCGGGATCGCTGCCATCATTCACCTTGCCGCCCCACACCAAACCGTCCTGGAAAATCGCGGCGGCAACGATATTGCCGCGGGGAAAATACAGTCCCGAACCGCCGTCCGGCTGGTTGGCGGATTTACCATCCGAGTAAATCCAAGAGGCCACTTGCCCGATATTCACCAGCGTTTGATTCGTTGCATCTGCTGCGACTTTGGCTAAACGGCCGTTACGGCCGCCCTTTTTAACGCCACCTTCTTCTGCAGCGAACGCACTGAATCCTGAGAAGAGCAGGATCGCCGGCAGCAGAAGGGCAGTGAGAAATCGCTTCATTAACAGTTCCTCCAAAACTCGTCGAGGTTAAAGTGGCCGGCCTGAAACAAAGGGACCTGTCTCAGGCCGGCAAGGAGCTAAGTGATGAGAAGAGAAACTTAGAACTCAACTTTGGCGCCAAAACGAATCTGGCGCGGCGGACCAAGCAATTGCAGGCCGATGATATCCGTTTCGCCCTGCGCATAATTGTCGCCGTTGCCGTTGAGATTGATCGCTTCGTACAGCGAAATGAAAGGGGCACCGCCATTGGCTGCCACAATCGGGCCGCTGAGATCAGAGTTGTTCAAGAAGCCGTCATCAAAAGCATTGCCGGTGCGGCGATAAACGTTGACGACATTCTTGCGGTTCGTCAGATTTTGCACGTACATGTAGAAATTGAGGCCAAACTTGCCGACGTCAACCGTTTTGTCGAGGCGCAAATTCACCTCATAATTCCAGGGCGTGAGCGAGGCATTCACAGCTTCCAACGGCCGGCGTGAACGCGGGTCCGTAATTTGTCCGCCGAGTGAAGCATCTTGCTGCCCGAATTCGCCTTCCGAACGGGTGTAGGGATGGCCGCTGCTGAAATTGAGCAAAAGATTCAAACCAAAATTCTGCAATATCGGGCCGCCATCACCTTTGGCAAAGCGATAGTCCACGCTAGCGGAGCCGCGTTGCGGACGATTGAAATCGAGCGGTGAAAGGATCGTGGGAACTTCTTGCGCCAGCTCGACGCCGGAAACAGCAGAGGTCGGCGCCGAACCCGTGCCGAGCGTACGCGAAAAGGTGTAGTTCAATTGTCCGGCAACTCGCTTGGTGCGGCGCAACGTCAACGAAAGCTCGACGCCTGCGGTGGTGGCAAAATCACCGTTCACGAGAACGTTGTAATCACGTGCGGGCGATTGCGGATCCGCCGTGACGCGCGAGATCTGAATTTGATCTTCGATGTTTTTGTAGTAGGCCGTGAGATCAAACGCGGCAATCTCGCTGAACTGCTGGCTGAAGCCGACTTCGTATTGCGTGGTCTTTTCAGGATCCAGGCCGATGCCAACCACATTGGTGCGGAAGGAGGTGCCGCCGGTGAAAATGGCGTCATACCACGCCGAACCATTATACAGATCGGTCAAACGCGGCGCTTGCACAAACTTGCCGTATTGCAAGTGAAAAACGGTGCGATCGGTGACCGGAAACGCCAAACCCAGGCGCGGACTCACG from Cytophagia bacterium CHB2 encodes:
- a CDS encoding T9SS type A sorting domain-containing protein — protein: MKRFLTALLLPAILLFSGFSAFAAEEGGVKKGGRNGRLAKVAADATNQTLVNIGQVASWIYSDGKSANQPDGGSGLYFPRGNIVAAAIFQDGLVWGGKVNDGSDPAIRVGGQTFSIGTVPGAILSPGVAEDVNDLVNVDRVWRIRRDYATADLRQDAAELNVISSAAVTPAQIATVRQQYAADWRDWPARKGAPFYDAEGDGQYNPQFNADGSPKIFPEADEPGIAGADQVVWLVANDLSASAVQTMYGSPSIGLEMQATLWAYRRSDALGNIIFKQFRVIYKGTATTPANATIDSMYFCQWSDPDLGAAGDDFVGCDTSLSLGYVYNSVSTDGNYAQVGLPPPASGYDFFAGPLVPDPDGEAIFGLKRRPGFRNLPMTSFAYFAAGQTDSDPTRGGDYNGTLQWWNLLRGFRPRPENPAQPWTDPTSGNAITKYRVPGDPVSGAGWIDSNPGDRRLLLSSGPFTMALGDTQEVVVAVLAALGSDRLSSISVLKFTDRFAQEAFDNLFELPKPPQPPVLSATEFNGQILLNWGENPSEVAKTEGVVDKGYAFQGYNIYQLPSAGAALNQGIKLATFDLVDEVTTIAQETFDQGSGLVLELPVQIGKNSGVQRTFVIERDRFREKPLVNGQTYFFAVTAYNYNDSEGLTTKTLESSPAVATVVPQTTKPGVRYQVARGDTLSSTHVSGISDGSVTPVIVDPSKTLDATYEVTFDENGHWKLVNVTSGQELLADQSNQSGDNNYLITEGLQVIVAGPPLAGLDFHVDNNNNRWVTGGNHGGEIFFGGVFLGANFNGSNMAAANYRNVRVEFFAKESFTDLNGNGRYDIGEPYQLPAGAGQTANLYSGFALNAFTGQTVVPFRAFDIEVDPPRQLDIVIRDRDGNGQWDLHKLYADDDPNRVNINNGDFQFNYVYILDTDYDPNRWNPTAGGQDFMASHLSDGGPVQWNLWLDQRGSAEPLGAAFSMELIAPNVNTATDKFTFTSKAPVSSVEMAKADLAMVNVFPNPYRGFNRAEANRFSRFVTFSHLPERATIRIFTLAGVLVRTIIKDDERQFINWDLQNERNLPAASGIYLAHIEFPDLNEVKILKLAIVREEQFLRNF